A window of Eucalyptus grandis isolate ANBG69807.140 chromosome 4, ASM1654582v1, whole genome shotgun sequence genomic DNA:
GTTGACTTTTGCCATGTCTCGCCTAAGTGAGGGTGAGCCTCAGTGGGGCTCACCCTCATCCGACCATGCGTCCCCTATAGTAGGTGAGGCTAGTTGACCTGGCATGGCCAGTGGCTACCactagaaaaaggaagaagaagaagcaaaaaataaaagaaagaaaaaaaaagagaaaaagagaaaaaagtattgaaatattattgaaaattgtcaACGTTAGCATTATCAATCTTATGCATCGTCAACatccatgttagtgatttttgactaaaattagccggatggattCAATagataagaaatgaaaatgttcatgactcaattagtaaaattgaaaagtttatgactgaattggcaaatgtgcaataggtttaggactttttagacaaaTTTCCCTTTGCATTAGACTTCCAATTGGTTAGAGGATAGTGACATTGTTTTCATCGAAAGAAAAACTTTCAGGCCCATTCTTGATCGAGATAGAGGACCACATCGGGTTGTATAGAAAAAAACCCTAAGTTTGATCCCCATAGTATATCGgactttttttgttaaaaaaaaattgaattttagatCCACTTCCAAATCTACCAAAAACtcgtttttgtttaaaaaaaaatcacaaattttcaaTCTTCTCAAAATTGTCTttgttaatcattttttttttcaaaaataaccaTTAGTTGTTTGACGTGGCATTTCACGTCGGTAACAATTCCACATCAACAAAATGACGTGAGAAATTATCTTAAGAACAAAACCCATTCCTTGATATGAAAATTAGGAATGGCTTAAGGTGATTTTTGGGTAATCGGCATACAAGGCAGATTTGAGACTAAAGTTCAAGTTTGTAATATTTTGGAGATTGAACCTAAAGTTGGGATTATATTTTAGATAAAAAAGAAGTTCTGGACAAGTTCGAACTGTACTTAAATATGAgttttttatagataaaaaaGAGTTCAAGATAGAATAAGTATTCAATCTAAAGTCGGAGGTTTCTTAAGGGATTGGCTTTCAATTATGGGCTTTCAATTCGCAATTAGAGGTCGTTTCGGTAGTTTGGTTGTCGCTGTCTTTGAGTACTCTTTTTCTGAACTGATTCGACAAACGCGGTCCTTCAGATGGACATGTTGGATTTGATCAATCCTTAGACGATGACAAATTTGACGTGATTTGTAGAAACCCAGGCAAGAAGAAGGGCCCTGTTCATGGGCAGACAGGGGTCCGAAATACATGAGCAAGAGCGAACAGGCCCAGCAGAACAACTGAACAAGAACAAAACTATGGAGGCCCATTCCTACAGCAACACAACCAGAAACGCAAGTCATGGACACTCAATGCAAGAACAAAAACCCAGTGAGAAAACTCTTGACATCCTGAGAATGCCAATTTTGATGTCAAATTGAGCAATTGATGCTATCAACCATACATCAACTATATTCATCAGTTCGGGCTAGTGTCGATGAGAAAGTGTTAGGACCATCGAGACAGAGAGGAGTCTTTTAGgtcggggcggcggcggcaatgaAGTAGGGTCGTCGAGTAAACAAAGTCTAGGCAGCCAGTGAGTATTGATTGCGTAATAAATCGTGTTGGACATCAACAGGGGAAGGAACTTGTGGAGTTGGTGTAACATGCGTGTTCGGCAGGTTGAAAAGGCTTAGCTGGTGAGCTTCTGGCGGGTTGCTTCATGTTCTTGTTAAATGAAATCATTGACTttgtcaaaagagaagaaaagaaaaagaaagagtcaCCCATAAGCTCAAGAAAACATCATACAGGAACAACCACCGTTCGGTCCCAAAATCTCGATTACCATACCAAACACGACGGAATCGAAACACCAAACAGGATCAGATAATCCCATCTGCTCAATCCCCTAGTGGCTTGAGCTCCGTTGTCATTGATTTGTGGAGGCGCCGGAGACCCCGATTGCGGAGCCAGAGGTGGGCTCTCTGTGGTGTTCGATTCTTTCACGGTGATGCCGAACCTCATTCCGCCGAGGCAATGACCTAACACGCTGCAGACGAACCAGTACTTCTTGGCTTCGGTGAGGGTGACCTGGTCGTTGCCGCTCGTGTGCTTGGCCAGCACGCCGGTGCTCGTGTCGCATGAGCGGAACGTCGACTCGGTCACTTCATATGTGTTGTGTTGGCCTTTTATGTACTTGAAGGCTACACTGACAAAGGGAAGGAAACAAGCGCAGATTAAATCACTGTTTGTCGAATACATCACCCCATCACGCAAAAATGCGTACAGAATTCGAAGGCACGCATCAAAAAACTTCTTCAGGATTTTAATGATAGCAGTTTAACAGATGCCTGCTATCCCGATACATTCAGGTAAGAAGAGAGATGAGTCCGGGACGTACCAAGCACATCGCCGACGCTGAAATTGTATTTCTGAGACCACACGCCGTAATTTACGCCGCTGTTCCATTCGTCGCTGTCGCCTACCGTGTAAACTTCCGATGCGGCACCATTCACGAGCAAACCGAGGACCGTGAGGATCATGCAGAAGCTTAAGTACCTGCACAGCTTCGAATCCTCCATATTTGctctggaaaaaaaatggaaagagacGAGGGAATCTAGGGTCTCCTGCAGATTATTGCTCTGTATTGGGTGCTTGCTAATGAGTTGGATGCGACTTATACAGAATTAGCTTGGACTCAGTCCAGTCTTCAGAACTGCCCAGGCAAGTGGAATGTTAAATAAAAGCGTGATGGGCAAGGACTACTGTGCAAGCAAAGGAGGAGGATCGCTTTCTCTTTGCAAGTTGTGCATAGATTGTGTGCCTATTAAAATCATTTGAGTACTCATTACAGGCAAAAGTCTACCCCAAGTAGGAGTAAAGTACACCCCAAGATCCTGCGGTCTCTTTTTGTTCATACACCGAAGTCCACGTATATCCAAATCTATATGAGAGTAGATACTTGCAGGCATGTCGCGGTGAAAACGGGTCGAGGTGGACCGCAAAAGTCACTCTTGAGGAGGCCTTCACTGCATTACCTCATGGCCTGGTTCTTGGGAGATTTTCCATCCGGaatcaccctttttttttttttttttttttgcttgcttGCTTTTAGCAGTCAATAGCCAATTTGTCTATAATAGTTAGGAGTGAGCATAACTCCAAGGTAAAACCTAGAATCGGATAATCAGATCGATGGGAACATGTGCAGTTCAAGTTCCAAAGTAAGCGGGGTggattccaagttccaaaactTAAGGATCCTATTTCAATGgtatatgtaatttttttttttttgggtcaaatgaTGGTAtatgttaaattggtgaaatCTAGAACTTAAAAGTTagaacaattttttgtttttcgcgATTTATGTTTTTACGATATCATGTGGTATTCTATTGTGTCTGATAATGAGTgtataattttcaatcattaaTATGAACTTTCATTCTGATAATGACTTTtgctttattaatattttatattttgtgtataaatataaattgtggTCAATAGATTGTAAAAGCAAGTGATCATTATTAAAGATGATTTTCTATAatcgtttaattaattatacaAATGGAATCTAAATAAATCTTGAAACCTGTAACAGGATATGTTCAAAATTTTAGGATATCCATGGTAAattccaatttaaaaaaatgagagacCTATAGGTTCCAAATAGAACGGTACGGAACTTGAAGCTGCTCATCCCTAATAATGGTAACACTGTACCAGATTTGCTCATCAGCTTGTTTGGGGTTCCATTTCGCTGATGAGCAATCACATGAAAAGTGTAATAGCCTTCGTGGGCGGCCATGAAAGCCAAATTAACACTATTATTAGCCTATTAGGCCTTGACTGGCAAACAGCAAGTGATCAATGTATATTCAAATACCAACTATTGTAATTAGTACAGTACGATATCAAATGTACACTTTTAACACTTGATAATGAATAAGATGAATGATATGTTCCAACATCCAGAacttttcctataaaaaaaaataaatcgaagTTGGTACACATGGAGGCCAAATTCTgcggaaaaaataaatgatatggCCAACCCATAATATACATTTGTCACTAGTGTCGGATAAATCACAAGGAAAAGCGCATTTTTTGCTCAAAAGGAACCAAGCTTCTAAAACAAAGTCATTTGCCAATCAGCAAAGAATGTTGCTGTGCAAATCGTCTGTTCTTTTGCACATGAATGTAAGTCTTTACATTAAGAAAGATCTGATGGAGAACAAAATCGTAGTGAATCGCAAAGCTAACCTCTTTGACTAGAAAGAGGCAGAGGCTTAGACTTAAGAATCTGCTATGGTTCTCCCAAATGTCTGAATTCATGGCAATCAGCTCCAGCTTCATCCAATGCCAAGAGAAGCTTTGGTACGATCTTGGCTAACATAAGTTTGAAGCCAACTGAAGTTGAATTTGCATTGTTTTCACTGCTTACAGAGGCGTCTTTAGCGAGAGATCCGATTAAATATCCCTTCATATATGCGTCACATGCCTTGAGGATGTAATAACCACGCTTCTGAAAATGCTCCTTGACAAGGTCTTCGAAGTCCTAGTTTTGTTCCaggaaaaagttcaaaaaaattccGGTTATGACATTTCTAGCAGCGAATGCAACTGTGATTAGAGAACAAAGAAGCCTAGCTTGATATAAGAGTTGCCTGAGTTGTTTTGAGATGCAACTTCTCTAATTTAACAATAATTAgataattgaaaatattcaaagcATCGACCTAGCAGCCCAAACGAACATCAACCAGTTAAACACGAAATTTCTCAGAATACAAAAATGTGGACGAACTTCTGGAGAATTTTAACGAGTAATGATATCCCTAAAACACGGAGCATGCATTTCTTACATCTTAAGTGATAATCTGTAATGCACAATTTGAAAGTTAATCCTCAATGTATCCATAACCCCACAGCATCAAAGCTGATGAGGAGGATTGCAGAGAGAGCAGTGAGGTATCATCAATctcataaattttctttctcttggatAAAGCATCAATCTCCTAAGTCaattatgctttagccattgaATCTGTAAAGTTCGCAATGACTAAACTGATCATAGTTGGTTCCATGCCCTCCCTCTTAAGGCAGAAAAAGACGGTAGGACCATGCAAGTGTGAAGTGAATATCAGTGGACCACAGATTCAATAcgaacaagaaaatagaatcaCAGGGTGTGTTGAATGTGATACTTTACCTTGGGGGGCTTTCGCATTAGATTCAGCATTGTCTTACAATTCAACAAGAAAGTGTTCTCATTATAGGCCAATGAGTTTTTCTCTCCTTCAGCTGTCCCAATTTGCTTATCATACCCTGCCTCATTGAAGTATGGTTTGGAATTGAGCACCAATCCTTGGAGTGAAACCAACACTTGAAGAATGCTAGAAGATGATGAATCCCACACTTCATTCCCTCTGCCAGTCCAGGTGTTCAAGAGGCTAAGGCAGACTTTCCCCTCCTCATACAAGTTAGGATTAATTCGCCATCCGCCAGAATGATAATATGCTGACTGCAGGTTTGAGGTACAATCAGCAAGCACATGTTACAGAAAAACCCtcttcaaaggaaaagagaattaaaCCTAAATATAACTAGATAAGAGACATAATTTCAGAAACTAGAAATGCACtgtgaaaaaaatttcagaatttcttACTGGTGGAACATCGGGATACTCTGGGGGAAGGTgaaagtcaaagaaaaaaagaccatCTTGGTAGGGTGTTGCATATGCCCCGACAATTACTGCCCTCACAAGATCCATTCGGTCTTCATAGACTCGTACGTAAATCCCATCTGTTGAATTCATTTACAATGAGATCCAAGTCCATTTGATTTGAGATAATAACTAGAAATTCCAGAGAGTCTACACATCTAACGCAATTATGATTACCAGGGAGGTTATTCTGAAGGATATTCCAGTCTTGCTGTACCTTCTTGAACCACTTTCTTCCACCATTGACCTATAGATAACATTATAACAAAGTTCAGATTTCAACTCTATCCATGATGGGattaaaatcagaaaataaaagtCCAAATGTCCTCCCCTcaccaccccaaaaaaaaaaaaaaaagaaaagaaaaactgccTCCATTTATTCTCACTGGATGAGAAAAAAGGGAGCACTGGGTTCTACACTTGGGCTGCCTTTTTAAGCACTGAGTATCGGCATTTCATTTATCCCCTCGATATCATATATTCTTTTAATGGAGCCacaaattttttcaaatgacACTCGCAGCATTACCTGTCCATTCGTGCCAATGAAATAGTGATCTATAGGATCTCTAGCTGTATCAAAACGTTTAAAAGTGCAAGCAGTTTCTTCATAGGAGGCTGGAGCATCTACTTCCTGAGACCTCGTATAGCATAGACTTTCAGCTGCACCCACTGGATCAGGAGCTACCCCAGAAATATCTTGATCCCCACTAGGATAAGTCATGTCTGTACCCGTACAGTCCATGATATTAGATTTCTCCGAGCTACACTCGTCACTAGAATATAATTTCTCGGAACTTTTCATCAACATCTGGGAATGACTTTCATTTTCCCCTTCCGAATCCAAACCAGAGTCCAGATTTTTCCGGCCTCGTGAAAATATTCCAGTCGCCAATCTGGTTACAAATCCAATTGCtgccaaaggaaaagaaagtgcTGAATTCATTCCAGCATGGTTTTCGACACTCTCTTCTCCAGAATCATTGTCAGCATCATCATTTGCAAGTCCAACCtcctagaaataatttttggcatCATTATTCAGAGAAGGGGCAATTAAAATacaccaaataaaggaaaaattccTGAAGATAATGTTTACATCCAGAGTACAAATTAAGCTCACTGGCAGTTTATTTACAAGATCATTTCATCAGAGTTACCACTGATCCTGCTTCAAAGTCCAACAGAGGTctctcaattcaatcaatcgtggaagttctaaatatattgaacACAGTTGTAATGCAGTCTGCCTCAAGATATGTTCAAGGTAGACATCCCAAACATTAACTTCCATGCAAACCACCTATCAAATctataaaaacaaaatagttgATTTCTAAGTACACCGTCTTATTTAGTGATAAATTGATTGTTATTTCAGCATGACAAGCTTTTTATGTCCTGGTGACTTCACTTCAGTGCTAGAAATATTTATGAAGTCTAAACAGGAAATTGTTAGTGGATCATTAAACAAGTAGGCCACATTTAAACGCCTGACAGGGTTCTGCTACATGACTTTATAAACCAGTTTTATAAACCAacctttctatttcttctcttcaATATCCACTCCACTCATTGCGAATATCATCAATTACACCAGACAATTCTAATAGCATGTTAACTTGTGTTATTGTTGAATTAAATGTGTCCAAATCGTTCATGATAAAATCTCCTCCTTGTCGCATGTGCCTGACATCGCCAGGCAGGAAGGTCATCTCCTGCAGTTAAATTTTTATCGCATTTTGAGTTCTAGGCATAAGGAGAAACAAACCTCTTTGTCATTCTCTACAGCgtccatttcatcatcatctaCAGTTTCCCAACTTGCAGCATCACTAACCCCGCTGCCAGAAGCAATTGACCCATCGTCATCATCTCGACCGACAACATATATGGCCTGTGGTCCAACCTAGAAACCAAAAAGAGACAATAAAAGGCCAGATATTAAATCTAGTCTATAAATGGAGAAAGCAGTTGAGAACGAGTCACAATATTGTAACAAAACTGAATAAATGAGCGGAATTGGTTGAAGGTTGTCTCATGTCCAGAGGGAGGAACAGAGCAATAAAGATTCAAGTCTGGCCTGTGTCCAACTTAGTAACATGTGGAACTTCAGACATgacgaattttttaaattatatcttTTCTAGCTCATTATTCAATGATTCACATGTAATTTCTCACTTGTTGAAACCAGCATTTGTTATAGCTCAAGTTGAGTTTCTAGCTGTTGATCACTATATTTACACCCACATTGTTCATGCCAGAAGATAGAAGGGCTCCAAACGCCTGTTATCAAGTGCTTTTGTGGTAGAAAGcaagaagaacaaaaacaaaagaggtgCTAATGTTGACAATGGTAAGCATGCCAACTGCGCACAGACCGTCGTCAGACCGGTGCTAAAAGAGTACTTAAGAGGAAcaataaacaaagaaagatataAATAGCTGTAGGCTGTCATGCATACCGTTGAAACCATCCCGTCAGCCCATGTAACTTCAATGTTACCATCTTCAAGCCCAGTTATATTACCAACCCATGAAAGATCTGTAAAGGTAGAGGCAGCTTCATTGTCAGTGACTTCCTCAACATTTTGAGTCCCTGAGCTGTCTTCTTCATTATCTGTTGTATAATCCTCTCGCATGCTTTGTTGTGTTCCTGTCTCCATAGATTTCATACCAGAATCCATTTGCAGAGAAGCAGAAACAGGAGACAAACGTACAACAACATCACCATAACAATAGTCATAATCTGGATGTCCCTCCAGCTCATAGACACTAACAACTTCCTCTTTCTCAAACTCACGGGGATCTTCTGGCCTGGCAACTGGTTTTAACCAGTTGACACGAGCTGTTCGCTCTTTGGCATTTACACTTTTCACTACCCCAACACGCCGAACTTCACCAACATAATCGTCATCATCAGCAGCCTTTTCGATCACGTACTGTTCAGCAACAAATTCATGATCACCAGGTGTCTCAATTGGAATCAATTTCGTTGAGTCCAGACAGCGTTCAATCTGACCATCCTGCCACACCACATCAACTTTTGTTCTGGTATTGACAATTTGAAGAGCCTTTTCAAAATTCTCCTCTTTCCTTCGAATCTTCTTGTCCCTCTTCAGAACAACTTTACGAATCTTTTTCCGATGAAGAGGCCAAGGTTCATGAAGAGTTTCCTTGGCAACTGACAATGAACTACTACATGAGCTAGACTCAGATGAAGCTGTGCACCGTGTAACTGATTCCAGTGGAGCCTTTGGGTCCAATACAGTGTCTGCATCAGTATTAATGAACTCTCCATGATCAATTGACTCCTCCAATGCAACCTCCTTTTCTGGTTGAGAGCTCTCTAACTCATTGTTGAGCGAATCATCAAGTTCTAGTTTTGACAAACCTGTGTATAATAAATTAGACGAAGCTGGTGTTGAAGATGGAAGAAGGCACCAGTCACCTAGCTGCCAATTTGCATGGGAAAAGCAAGACAGTAATTTCAGTTTCTTCGGGCTCTGTTCTTCTGCTGGAGCAGTAGAAGAATCAGGCCCATGTCCAGCAGAAGCTATCCAATATATAAACACTGAGCCTATGGTGACTTTGGTCACAGTACCCTCCAACTTATTAGCTCTCCACAACCCATATAGCCATCTCGAATTCTTGAAAATCGAAGAAGAGCTAGCCTTGACACGTTGACCAGGAAAATAAGTACAATGTTCATCTTCCAGCAGATTCTTGGTAATAGGTTTGAGGCGATGTGGCTCAGCCTTCATTACTTTACAGACAGAACCATCATCAAACTGCACAGTCACATTATCTAGAACACCATCCACTCTACCCAGCCATGGACCGAGGACAGCATAATCTCCAATAGAAAATTCTGTCACGCGCTTTAGTTCTTTGGATGGGATATCTTCTATAATAGATCCACTAGAATTTAAAACATCCACATTTATACTAACATCCACCACGACACCAATTTGACCTGTAGGGTCTGTGGCTGAAGCCACATAATCCCCATGTAAGAATCCCCGATCAATGACTGTTACTTCACCAAAACTTTGAGTACTCTCAATGTCATTCATATAAAGCACTCGAACTTGGTCGGCAGATAGAGGACCTGGTTTATCACCACCTTGGCTTCTGGCACAATTCTCCTGAGACATTTTGATTCTATCACCATCAGTCTCCTCGTTCGCACTGTCTTCAGCATCATCTTCatcgtcttcatcttcatcttcctcatcaGTAATACTGCCATCTGAATCAGAGTCCCCAGCAACTTCAGTCACTATACCGATCGTTCCATTTTTCTTGCTCCTCACCACATCTTGTCTGTATATGCCAGGGAAACTCTGAGTTTCCTTGATGTCTCTAACTGCTTCTGCCAttccatcaccatcaccattgTTATTCACATCAGAAAGACCACCACTAATAGCAGAATCAGCTTCCTCCAAAGTCGTGTCATGCCCACTTATGGTTGGTTCCTCAGCAGCAATATTCTTCTGTTGCAATGCCATCTGAACATtcataaaatccaaatttaacATCACCTTCGAACAAATTGTAACCCATCTCACAAATCCATCATAATATCTGATAAACACCGCCAAAAGAACATATAAAACTGCATCACGAAGGATTTGCAGAAAGACTGAATCCAGGAAAATGAGATCATATACCCTTTCAAACCAAAAATAGTACACACCATATGTTCTCCTAGGATCAAACTCCCAGAAAATGTCATTCATTCACAACAAGATCACAAACATAAGCTCTTTCTATTGTTGCAATGGAACAATAAGTCCTACATAAGCTCTTTCTATTGTTGCAATGGAGCAATAAGTCCTACAAATCTACAGGCCATGTCTTCCAAACCTCTGAGATACAGGAGCGACTATAAAAATGGAATACCGTCACCTTAGCGTTTCGCAAATGAGAAGATAAAATCCGTAAGAAtttaaaagagcaaaaaaaaaaaaaaaaaagaaaaaacaaatcttTTAGCAACAAGAAGCTATTAAGCGGATTAAACCCTCGAAAGATTCAAATAGATTAAATCTCATCAGCCACCAGAACAGCTGTTGAATCAGGCATTAGGTGCAAAGAAGCACGCCTTCAATGAACAACGAACGATCACCCGTTTTAAACAGAACCCACCAAATGACCCATCGGCAGACCAACAAATAAATGCAGATATCGACAAAACGAGCTACCCATCTTCATCCCACGAACTCATCCCAGCTATTAAAACCCTAAAGCAGCTGAAGAACAAGCCGCGGATTAGACCCAGGAGAGCAAAAtgacaaaaacccaaaaaaaaaaaaaaaaaaaaaccgtgaACGAGCTCCAATCAAGCTACCCATCGAATCGATCGTCAAGAAAATCCAATCCAATACATACCCACCACACGCTCGATCCAAAGTAAGCTACAGATGAATCCACCGCCCCCTCCTAAGATCACGTCGCGAGACAGgcaaagaaaagaggaaaaaaaatcaaagaagaacaagaaaacaagGAACAGTCACCT
This region includes:
- the LOC104418962 gene encoding basic blue protein, whose amino-acid sequence is MEDSKLCRYLSFCMILTVLGLLVNGAASEVYTVGDSDEWNSGVNYGVWSQKYNFSVGDVLAFKYIKGQHNTYEVTESTFRSCDTSTGVLAKHTSGNDQVTLTEAKKYWFVCSVLGHCLGGMRFGITVKESNTTESPPLAPQSGSPAPPQINDNGAQATRGLSRWDYLILFGVSIPSCLVW
- the LOC104418963 gene encoding probable ubiquitin-conjugating enzyme E2 23, encoding MALQQKNIAAEEPTISGHDTTLEEADSAISGGLSDVNNNGDGDGMAEAVRDIKETQSFPGIYRQDVVRSKKNGTIGIVTEVAGDSDSDGSITDEEDEDEDDEDDAEDSANEETDGDRIKMSQENCARSQGGDKPGPLSADQVRVLYMNDIESTQSFGEVTVIDRGFLHGDYVASATDPTGQIGVVVDVSINVDVLNSSGSIIEDIPSKELKRVTEFSIGDYAVLGPWLGRVDGVLDNVTVQFDDGSVCKVMKAEPHRLKPITKNLLEDEHCTYFPGQRVKASSSSIFKNSRWLYGLWRANKLEGTVTKVTIGSVFIYWIASAGHGPDSSTAPAEEQSPKKLKLLSCFSHANWQLGDWCLLPSSTPASSNLLYTGLSKLELDDSLNNELESSQPEKEVALEESIDHGEFINTDADTVLDPKAPLESVTRCTASSESSSCSSSLSVAKETLHEPWPLHRKKIRKVVLKRDKKIRRKEENFEKALQIVNTRTKVDVVWQDGQIERCLDSTKLIPIETPGDHEFVAEQYVIEKAADDDDYVGEVRRVGVVKSVNAKERTARVNWLKPVARPEDPREFEKEEVVSVYELEGHPDYDYCYGDVVVRLSPVSASLQMDSGMKSMETGTQQSMREDYTTDNEEDSSGTQNVEEVTDNEAASTFTDLSWVGNITGLEDGNIEVTWADGMVSTVGPQAIYVVGRDDDDGSIASGSGVSDAASWETVDDDEMDAVENDKEEVGLANDDADNDSGEESVENHAGMNSALSFPLAAIGFVTRLATGIFSRGRKNLDSGLDSEGENESHSQMLMKSSEKLYSSDECSSEKSNIMDCTGTDMTYPSGDQDISGVAPDPVGAAESLCYTRSQEVDAPASYEETACTFKRFDTARDPIDHYFIGTNGQVNGGRKWFKKVQQDWNILQNNLPDGIYVRVYEDRMDLVRAVIVGAYATPYQDGLFFFDFHLPPEYPDVPPSAYYHSGGWRINPNLYEEGKVCLSLLNTWTGRGNEVWDSSSSSILQVLVSLQGLVLNSKPYFNEAGYDKQIGTAEGEKNSLAYNENTFLLNCKTMLNLMRKPPKDFEDLVKEHFQKRGYYILKACDAYMKGYLIGSLAKDASVSSENNANSTSVGFKLMLAKIVPKLLLALDEAGADCHEFRHLGEP